The DNA sequence acacAGTGTAAGAGGAAGGTGCCCCtctctccgcatcctcgccaacacctgtcgTTTCCTGCGGTGttcgttttagccattctgaccggagTGAGGTGGTGtctccctgtggttttgatttgcatttccctgctgctTGGTGATGTTGACCACCTTTTCCTGTCTGTTGCCCATCTGCATGTCTTACTGCAAAAGTGTCTACTCAggtcttctgcctgtttcttaactggattatttgttttttcagtgtgagtttggtaagttctttatagatttttaggtactaaccctttatcaggtatgtcatctgcgaatatcttctcccattccgtacgctgccttttagttttgttgactgtttccttcactgtccaGAAGCTTCTTGTCTTGAAGTCCCAACAGtccttttttggtttgtcttgtCCTTGCCTCCGGTGACATGTCTAGTGAGAAGCTGCTAGCGACAAGGTCAGAgggtgctgcctgtgttctcctctaggattttgatggtttcctgttccacatttagatctttcacccattttgaatttattttccacAAAACCAATTGTAAATATTCCAGGAACCACATtgtaaaaaagcaaaaggaaacgagtaagatttattttaatgatctATTTTATTTGACCCAATAAATCCAAAATATCTCAACATATAATCagttaaaaatattatcaatgaAACACATTAtatcttataaaatttttttttctcaccaagCCTTCAAAATGATGGGTGTTTTATACTTAATGCACTTTTCCATTGGGACTCACTCAAGGCCACAGTAAGGCCACAGACACCGCCAGCCTGGAAGCCCTCAAAGGAGTGGGGGCCAACCAGGAGGACCACTGGAGGGGCAGTGAGAACAGGGCCGGCAGGTGTGGCCACACGTAAGTACTGGGAGGAGGCGCTGGGGGCCTTGGAAGCTCCAGGGGAGATGGGGCAGACCCTAACCTGGAGCCACAAGACCAGAGCAGGAGGGACTGGAGGGAACTGGACCCTGAACAAGGGTTGGAGAAGGAGCCGGGCCTCCGTCGGCGTTCTTTCTGCTGTGTGAAGGGTGGGCCCAGCCGTGGCTGCAGCACCAACACCGGGCCTGCTCTACCGCAGGTGAGACGTTTCTCTTGCTCTGATGACACCATCTTTCTGTGGGGGTGGACCGTGGCGGAAAAGGAAAGAGCGTAAGTTCAGAAGGACCGGGGTGAGGCAACCCCCTTTCGAGAGCCGGCTCTGTGCACAttttctctccacccctccccccaagatcCTCGGCTGTAGGTGACCtgatgggggcaggaggggggaggaaatGTGGGGTGCGCAGACATGCAGGCCTTGGGCTCCCAGCTGCTGCCACATGGCctggagcctccttctccccccacgGCTGGCTCCTCACGTCATGGGGACCCCTGAGATGCTGGAGGCCCCTTCCGGGACAGGCAACACAGGCTGCTGGGTCCTGCCCTACGAGCACAAAACGCTCAGAACCTGACACTCAGGGGTTGACCCACCTCTTGGAGCCAGTCAAATCACCCCGTTACAAAACACCAGGATGAGAAACTTCAGAGAAAGCGGAAGGAAGCTGACATGGGGAgaggggaccctgatgtggggctgaccTCCACTTGGGCCACCTCCTGCATCCGGACCTCACCCTACAAATTGTCAAAACTCTGGCAACCTAATTGCACTTCCGGGCCCTTCTTCCCTGGTGAACACAGCGACGCCCCCTAAACTTAAACGTGTTCTAGCAAGAGTATAAGGTTCCTGTAATGGAGGCCACCAAGGCTCGTTTCCTGTGACGACCACCGTGGTCACCATCCAGACAGAGATGCCTGTGCGCGACCACATCGTCTGGTCCCTGTTCAACACCATCTTCATGAACTGGTGCTGCCTGGGCTTCGTGGCCTTCGCCTACTCCGTGAAGGTGGGTGCGTGTGTGAGACCATTCCCAGGGAGAGCACAGGTTGAGGCTGCATGGGAGGGCATGGGACGGCAGGGTCAGCCTACGTTCCCACCATCCCCAAGAAGATCTCCCTCCCAGCCTAATTAGGGAAATTACATCCTCCACACACTTTGGATTCAGACCTCAAGTCTGGTCCAAAAGAACCAAAAGGTACTCAAAGGCTACTCACCCCTGATGGGGTGGGAGGCGAGTGAAGGGGCCAAAGCAGAAGGAGGACAAGCCCTGGGGTCTCCAGGAGAGGCTGAGAGTCTGAGGAAGGACACGGAGGCCCCAGGAGAGAGGGGCCCACGGGGCACCGTCCCGCTCAGGCTCCAGGGAATGGGGAGGGTGGGTCCCCAATCTGGGTGAAGGGCAGGTGGAGCCTTCTCTGGGCAGGGACCAGccggggctgggcgggggggcCCTGAGTCCCTGGCTCTCACCAGGACCTGGTCCTGATCCCACGCTCTATCTCTTCTCCCCAGTCTAGGGACCGGAAGATGGTGGGTGACATGACTGGGGCCCGGACTTATGCCTCCACCGCTAAGTGCCTGAACGTCTTGGTCCTGGTCCTGGGCCTCCTTACGACCATCATTTTCATCGTTATCATTATCATTCGCGCATATTCTTCGTAGCGTTTTACAGAATATAAGGCAACAGAGAGGGTACTATTAGCTGTCTATGGCCAAGAACCCCAAGTCCTCCACCACACGCTGCTGGCCCCGCGTCCGTGGCTGCTGGCCGTGTCCCTTAGCACCCAGCCCTTTACGTGTCTACAACTGAATTCAATAAAGTACACTTGTGTGTGACGGTGCTGTGAtgtcccctgggggtgggggcactgcTGAAGTGCCTAGCCTGCCCCTGACActgagcccacctcccctccctgcccagctgtgCGGCTCTGAGGGGCCAGGGCCTAGCCTCAGGTTGTGCTGGTTTCTGGCCTCTGCTGGGAGCAAGAGCTGgaccagggtcctaggatggggGTCCCCGACCCAAGGACGTCCCGTGTCCAGAACACCCTTGGTCCCGAGGGTAAGGCTCCCTGACTCTCGGGTGTGTGGAGGCAGTGGTGCTGGGGTGAATGGGCAGCTCAGGTCCTCTGGGGAGGCCTTGGGGTTTTTGTATCTGTGAGTGCAGCTGCTGGAGACCCGGACCTCCCAGCCCCTCTGGGCCGATCCAGACATTGCTGTACCCTGCTGCTGCCCCCTCCAGCTCACCAGCTCTGTCCTTCTCCTCTGGGAGTGGGGGTAGGGACAGCCCGTGAGTGGCCCGGGGGAAGGACAGAGTTCTCAACTGTGGACCGACTGCAAAAGCCAATCATCAGACCCGTGGCTACGCCCCAGTGGACAGAAAGCCTGAGCGGAAggactccctccctccacccaaaCCGAACTGGCCCTCAGGGTGGAGCAGCCGCCCAGTGCCCCGGGAAGGGTCTGGgtctcccagcccctggggccCTTGGGCATTGGGTGTGAGCTTTCGCCAGAGCCTGGGCTGCCCGCGGGCAGTGGGGGCCATCCTCAGCCCCGTGCACGAGGAGCTTGCCCCAGGCCCGTGCTCCTGTCTGGGGCCCccggagggggtgggtgggggacacGGTCTACACGGTCACCCTGGAGAGGCTGGAGAAGTCCAGGGGCCCCAGGCGGATGTCAAGGTGGGCACTCTTATCCAGGTGCACCTTGCCTGTGGGGCGTCCAGGCTTGCCTGGGTTCCAGCAGTGGGGCCAGGTCGGTCCCGAGGCTCCCCTTGAAGTCCGTAGCTCTTCATGccacctcccttctccctccctccctcctttcctccctcccctcctcagtcCTTTCCCGGTGATGCACCTGCATTAAGTGCCTAACTTAATCAGAAGTACCCATTTCAGAGACAGCTATGTCAAATAAGCACATTCCCAGCCTAATGACAAGGTAACGTGCTTGGCCACCTGGGAAAGATTTTGGTTGGTTTTGATAACTGTTTGGACCCAGATTTCCTGCTGTTCTGTTTTCAGCTCCCTGTAGTCAGGTGCTCCTTTGGTcaaacttcctctctctctctcttcctgtctcccttCCCTCTACCCCACTTCCTCCAACCCCCACCTCAGAACTTGTGTGTGGGGATAGCTGTGTGTGTAGTTTCCAGGTCTCATATTCAGAAGTTTTTCACGTTTGCTGGTAGCTGTAGCTGAAGGGCTTCTTGTAATGTAAGAACCACCAAGGTGGGTCAACCACCACACTGGTTATCGATCAGCTGAGCCAGAGGAGAACAGGTAGAACTGTGGGGAGATGCCAGCCTACAGGAAATACCCCAGGGCCACCCACACCCCTAAACAGGAAAGCAGGGTAGCTGTCAAGGCCTCACTTGAGTGTGAGGGACAGGAAGCTCCCCTAACCCCTCTGGCTCCTCCCACCTGACCCTGGTGTAACCTGACACTCAGTCATTGGTCCATCCTCTGGGGACATAGCCAGTTACCACTTTAGAAAAAGCAGGAAATAGAAACTTTGGAGAAGTGGAAACTACTGGGTCAGGGAGGGCCCAGAGCACGGTGGGTCGGGCAGGCATCCACGTCCACACCACAGGTGCTCCGTCTCCCACCATGAGCCGCAGCTGCCAGCCCTTCTTCCCTGGTGCCCACACCGGCGTCCCCCCGACCTACAAGATGCTGAAGGAGGAGCACGAGGTGGCTGTACTTGGGGCGCCCcagagctaaccctaacccaggCCCCAGGCAGCGGGGGGGCCTGCTGTTGGCCATCCCCGCCCCTCACTAACCTCACCCCACACCAGCACCAGGGCCAGCTTCTCTCCCACGTGTGCACATCGGCTGGGTCCATCGGGACAGCCTTCTGGGTCAGTGTGCGTCCACAGGACAACAGACCTCTGGGAATGAGGGACCTCTGCCTCAAACCCTCGTCCACGTGTTTCCGCAGCTGGAGGCCAGATACAGGCAAGCCCACCCACCACGCACGTAACACAGAGCAGGGTACAGGTGGCCAATGGGGGACATGGGCTCAGGGGCAGGCTGGGGCATCTCAGCAGGGCCCCTCCGCAGGTGAAACGCCGCACCCTCACACACAAGAGCTTTATTGACTTCCGTGGTAGACTGACACGTCCATGAAGTACCGTGACAGAGGTAACCGCCTCCGGCCACGGGCAGCTGCTAGGGTCCTCCATACTGTTTAATGACCTCTGATATTGTTTGGGAAATCATCAGTGATCCGGCGACAAAGAAAATGATGAACGTGATGGTCAGAAGGAGGCCCAGGACCAGGGCCCAGACGTTCAGGCACTTGGCGGTGGAGGCATAAGTCCGGGCCCCAGTCATGTCACCCACCATCTTCCGGTCCCTAGACTGGGGAGAAGAGATAGAGCGTGGGATCAGGACCAGGTCCTGGTAAGAGCCAGGGACTCAGGgcccccccgcccagccccggCTGGTCCCTGCCCAGAGAAGGCTCCACCTGCCCTTCACCCAGATTGGGGACCCACCCTCCCCATTCCCTGGAGCCTGAGCGGGACGGTGCCCCGTGGGCCCCTCTCTCCTGGGGCCTCCGTGTCCTTCCTCAGACTCTCAGCCTCTCCTGGAGACCCCAGGGCTtgtcgtccctctgctttggccCCTTCACTGGCCTCCCACCCCACCGGGAGTCAGTGTCCTGTGAGTTCCTGTTCTTTCTGGGAGAACCTTGGAGCCACAAGTGCATCTGAGGGTGTAATTTCTAGCATTGGTCAGTAGGGGAAGTCCTTGGAATCCTGGGGACAAAGGCTGCTCAtggccctccccaggccccctcctGCAGCCTCACTGcaaccacacagacacacacgcaggCTCCCCACACCCCACGTGCCCTCTGGGCAGGCGGACCTCCGCAGGCTCACCGCACCTTCTGGGAGAGTCCCTCCCCACACGCACCCACCTTCACGGAGTAGGCGAAGGCCACGAAGCCCAGGCAGCACCAGTTCATGAAGATGGTGTTGAACAGGGACCAGACGATGTGGTCGGGCACGGCCGTCTCGCTGCGGATGGTGACCACGGTGGTCGTCCCGGGAGCCGAGCTCTGGGGCGCCCCGAGTACAGCCACCTCGTGCTCCTCCTTCAGCATCTCGTAGGTCGGGGGGACGCCGGTGTGGGCACCAGGGAAGAAGGGCTGGCAGCCGCGGCTCATGGTGGGAGACGGAGCACCTGTGGTGTGGACGTGGATGCCCGACCGACCCACCGTGCTCTGGGCCCTCCCTGTCCCAGTAGTTTCGATTTCTCCAAAGATTCCTTTTTTGGTGTTCGGGGAAATTGGGAATTGGCTGGGGACTAGGGGGGCGGAACCAACTGCTGGGTGTCAGGTTACACcagagtggggcggggggggggggcgggctgaGGGGGGGGGTTTGTAGTCTCAGCAAGGCTTCCTGTCTCaactcctccacctcctccttcatGGGTGAGGGTGGGCCCTGAGGACTTTTCCTGGCACGGGAGTCTCCCcacccttgcccccaccccaggcccaagCCTGCGGCAGGCCCTCACTGCCCACAGGGGTCACAGGCCTCCTTTCTGGAATCTGTTGACCTTTCCTGGTTCTGAAGTCCAtgctgggggggcaggggcggaGGGAGGAGTGTTTTGTGCTTGTAGGTCAGGACCCAGCAGCCTGTGTTGCCTGTCCCGGAAGGAGCCTCCAGCATCTCTCAAGGGTCCCCGGGAATaagaaggctgggggctctgtGACGTGAGGAGCCAGctgtggggggagaaggaggctccagGCCATGTGGCAGCAGCTGGGAGCCCAAGGCCAGCACGTTTGTGCACCCCACCTTTCCtcgccccctcctgcccccatcaGGTCACAGAGGTGTGGTTCTGTGGCTCCTCCTTCTGTGCCCCCTTCTCCGGAGAGGGTCAGGTCAGCTTAGCAGCCAGGACATAGCTCTTTCTAAGAGTCAAGGCTCCAGTCATCCATCCTCTTGCTGCCTGCAGTCCTGGCCTGCGTGGAGCAGGGTGTGGGGCGCAGATGGcccaggcctggcctggcctgttAGGAGCTCTTGCCTTCCCCCCGGAGGCCCAGTTGAGTCAACGCCCCCAAACCAGCCTCAGGTCTGGGTCTCTGGCCCAGGTTTCCAGGTTCCCACCtttccagccccctccctgggtTCCCGTCACAGGGTGTCAGCTGCTTCCTGCAGTGACCACCTCTAGGTTCCCCCCAATCACGTGTCCCCTGTCACCCCAGTCTTCTGTTAAATCCTGCCGTGGAAGCACCTGTGTGGTTCTGTTGTCCTGTGGACGCAGTGACCCAGAAGGCTGTCCCGATGGACCCAGCCGACGTGCACACGTGGGTGAGAAGCTGGCCCTGGTGCCCGGTGTGGGGTGAGGTCAGTGAGGGGCGGGGATGGCCACCTGCAGGCCCCACGCTGCCCCCAAAGTCCTGATGGGCTGCGCTCGGCAGTGTCTGTGGGGGGCCACTCCCACCGTGGGTCATCTTGACCACCGACGCGCTGTCCCCGCTTGTGCCGGGGAGAGCGAGGGGCAGGAGCTCGCCCTTGAGCAGCGTTCCCCCACGTGGCTGATGACGGAGGCATCCCCTTGGGTGCGCGGGTGACGGTACCGTGTGCCGCAGTCCTCGCCAAGGGATGTGTTCTGAGACATGGTGACTTCTGACCTATGGACTTGATGTGATCCATGGTTTACGGGGCTCCGTTTTAATCCTGGCCGCGCTCAGAGTGGATCACAAAGTCCTGGAGGTGACCTGCCATCTCCGTCTGGGTGCGGGGTTGTATGGCTGCACCCTCAGGCCTCCGTCCAGCCTGGGATCCCCCCTCCCGCTGTCCGTGTCCTGCCGCCCCTGCAGCGCTGGGATGCCTTCTCCATGCCCATCTGTGAGCACCGACCTCTCCCCACACTAAGAGGACGGCCAGTGCCTGCTTGCAGCTCTGCCCACAGGGACCGTTCCCTTCACGTGGATCTTTGGGGCACCCTTGAGTGGGCCTGGGTTGATGTCGCATGTCTGTCCAGCTTTCTGCCTCACACTGAGCTGACCCATGGAGAACCAGGCTGGGAATGCTTCCTTTTCCACCGTCTGGTTCCAAGGCATTGTCCCCGCAGcccaggcaggagcagagggaccGGTGTGGGACAGAAGTGATGGATGACACGGGTAAAGCAAACTGCCTGTTTGATCTGGAATGTTCCACCTCCATCCTCTAGTGCATTGGCGCTGGGCCCACTCGAAGCTCTGACTTGGGGGTCTGGTACAACCCTGCTCATAGTGGGCAGGTCTTCCCCACGGTTGCCTGGGGGCCCATGTCCGTCTTTAGAGATAGGATAGAAAAGACTTTGACAGATCACTGTCCACACAGCCCAGCCCCGAGGACAGCTTGGTCTACATCTGGCACAGCTGTCGCACGCAGGGCTCCCGCCGGGTTAGTCTGCACCGTCCACTGTGTCTGCCAGGGTCCGTCTGGGTCTGGGGTCAGACTGGTGAAGGAAATGGAGGTTTGGTGGGGACCCGTGCCCCTGACCCATTAGGTTTGAGGGTGCCTCTGATTTCTGCTACTCTTCTCAGGATGAGacattgttctttatttctttcccagCTGGGGGTGGATGGTGGGGAGCAATTGCAGACACCTCCACCTGGCCAGCCCCACCAGCCAACCACCATTTATTTCTGGTGCCATTACTGATCTGAGGAATGGAAAAAGCCTCCTGGGAGGGCAAGGGGTTCCACTGAGGGTTTGACTTGGGCTTGGAGACCCATGATTCCTTGGACCCATTGTTCCCCAACTGAAAGAGGGTCCAGGATGATGCTTTGCCTGTTAAGATATTTACCTGGGCCCCGAGTCCAACACATTCTAAGATGTATAATTCCCACGTCCTCCAGGGCCTAGGGAAAAGGACCTGCCATGTGCTGCTGTGGGGACATTGGGAGGGATGTGATTTTGCACAAACCTCTCGGGTGGCAGCCTCCTTCCACCTGTGGGTTCATTCAGTCATTGGAGCTTGTCTGAGACCAGTTCACAGTGGAGCTCAGGGTCATGTTTCCGTGGAGATCCTGTCTCAGGGTTCTGGTTCGGCATCCTTGCTTCCTGGGCTGGGAAGAGCTGAGAACATCATTTGCCCGTGCTTCTGTTTGGCTTCTTGGAACACAGGCTATAAATGTCTCTAGAATTCTGCTGTCAGGTGGCACAGCTCTTCCGACTACAGCAGTCCACCTGACCTTCACACCCCGTTAGCAGTGCTCTGTCTCCCAACGGGCCTGTC is a window from the Ursus arctos isolate Adak ecotype North America unplaced genomic scaffold, UrsArc2.0 scaffold_23, whole genome shotgun sequence genome containing:
- the LOC125282055 gene encoding interferon-induced transmembrane protein 1-like: MPVRDHIVWSLFNTIFMNWCCLGFVAFAYSVKSRDRKMVGDMTGARTYASTAKCLNVLVLVLGLLTTIIFIVIIIIRAYSS
- the LOC113250100 gene encoding interferon-induced transmembrane protein 3-like, producing the protein MSRGCQPFFPGAHTGVPPTYEMLKEEHEVAVLGAPQSSAPGTTTVVTIRSETAVPDHIVWSLFNTIFMNWCCLGFVAFAYSVKSRDRKMVGDMTGARTYASTAKCLNVWALVLGLLLTITFIIFFVAGSLMISQTISEVIKQYGGP